A region from the Mycolicibacterium phlei genome encodes:
- a CDS encoding alpha/beta fold hydrolase has protein sequence MTHRRTVLVDGLTTGYLEAGQGDPVVLLHGGEFGGGAEIAWERNIEALAAHYRVLALDMLGFGESAKVIDFNDGRGMRIRHIARFCEVVGAQRPHFVGNSMGAVNLFVDATSESPLLAARSLVMICGGGEIQRNEHSAALYDYDATLDGMRRIVTALFHDPSYPADEAYVRRRYEASIAPGAWEALAAARFRRPGLEAPPLPSSDRAYHRITVPTLVVEGGADKLLPAGWAAEIAARIPSGRSAVIDGAGHCPQIERPDAVNDLLLAFFSEVSATSQGASA, from the coding sequence GTGACACATCGCAGGACCGTCCTCGTCGACGGGCTGACCACCGGGTACCTGGAGGCCGGGCAGGGTGACCCGGTGGTGCTGCTGCACGGCGGCGAGTTCGGCGGCGGCGCCGAGATCGCCTGGGAGCGCAACATCGAGGCACTGGCCGCGCACTACCGGGTGCTCGCGCTGGACATGCTCGGCTTCGGCGAGTCGGCCAAGGTCATCGACTTCAACGACGGCCGCGGGATGCGGATCCGCCACATCGCCCGGTTCTGCGAGGTCGTCGGCGCGCAGCGCCCGCACTTCGTCGGCAACTCGATGGGGGCGGTCAACCTGTTCGTCGACGCCACCTCCGAGTCGCCGCTGCTGGCGGCGCGCAGCCTGGTGATGATCTGCGGCGGCGGGGAGATCCAGCGCAACGAGCACTCGGCCGCGCTCTACGACTACGACGCCACCCTCGACGGGATGCGCCGCATCGTCACCGCACTGTTCCATGACCCGTCCTATCCCGCCGACGAGGCCTACGTACGGCGCCGCTACGAGGCCAGCATCGCGCCCGGAGCGTGGGAGGCGTTGGCGGCGGCCCGGTTCCGCCGCCCCGGTCTGGAGGCCCCGCCGCTGCCGTCGAGCGACCGTGCCTACCACCGGATCACGGTGCCGACCCTGGTGGTCGAGGGCGGCGCCGACAAGCTGCTGCCCGCGGGCTGGGCCGCCGAGATCGCGGCGCGGATCCCGAGCGGCCGTTCGGCGGTGATCGACGGGGCCGGGCACTGCCCGCAGATCGAGCGGCCCGATGCGGTCAACGACCTTCTCTTGGCCTTTTTCAGTGAGGTCTCCGCGACATCGCAAGGAGCGAGTGCATGA
- a CDS encoding M24 family metallopeptidase, whose protein sequence is MALEILPDAADLRRGRRERALAQMAEHDIDILVLGRQANVRYVTGAPQLWVAGTRPFGPICEVIRSTGEIHLNSTWDEGIPEEIPHDHLYGLAWNPMTLVEVLKKLPGAASAKRVGTDALTPTFAQLLPLAFPNAEIVDAEPALRAARRIKTADEIAVLRGALAMAESALGAARAELAPGVTERSLTGALMEAMTAGGVSTPATQDGAWVTSRTHPWRRDSADGRVAEGDLVAFSAGVLADGYVAEVGRTWPVGEAPGAAELFERWNALRDRLIAACAPGRRVGDLLAAYEASGEPLPAMPVAHGLGLGYDEPVVTPALGGTVADETLEPGMVLAVSSYVWRQGVGAVFGRDAVHVTAGGPEVLTSSPIWNGAGVEIG, encoded by the coding sequence ATGGCACTCGAGATTCTGCCCGACGCAGCCGATCTGCGCCGTGGCCGCCGTGAACGTGCGCTCGCCCAGATGGCCGAGCACGACATCGACATCCTGGTGCTGGGCAGGCAGGCCAACGTGCGCTACGTCACCGGTGCGCCGCAGCTGTGGGTCGCGGGCACCCGGCCGTTCGGCCCGATCTGCGAGGTGATCCGCTCGACCGGCGAGATCCACCTCAACAGCACCTGGGACGAGGGCATCCCCGAGGAGATCCCGCACGACCATCTCTACGGGCTGGCCTGGAACCCGATGACGCTGGTCGAGGTGCTCAAGAAGCTGCCCGGTGCGGCGAGCGCCAAACGGGTCGGAACCGACGCGCTGACACCGACATTCGCGCAACTGCTGCCACTGGCGTTTCCCAACGCCGAGATCGTCGACGCCGAACCCGCGCTGCGGGCAGCCCGCCGGATCAAGACGGCCGACGAGATCGCGGTGCTGCGCGGTGCGCTCGCGATGGCCGAGTCGGCGCTCGGCGCCGCCCGCGCGGAACTTGCGCCGGGCGTCACCGAGCGGTCACTGACCGGGGCGCTGATGGAGGCGATGACCGCCGGGGGCGTCAGCACCCCGGCCACCCAGGACGGCGCCTGGGTGACCAGCAGGACGCATCCCTGGCGGCGCGACAGCGCAGACGGCCGCGTCGCCGAGGGCGACCTGGTGGCGTTCTCCGCGGGCGTGCTGGCCGACGGCTACGTCGCCGAGGTCGGCCGCACCTGGCCGGTCGGCGAGGCGCCCGGCGCGGCTGAGCTGTTCGAGCGCTGGAACGCCCTGCGGGACAGGCTGATCGCCGCATGTGCCCCCGGCCGCCGGGTCGGTGACCTGCTGGCCGCCTACGAGGCCTCCGGAGAACCGTTGCCCGCCATGCCCGTCGCGCACGGCCTCGGGCTCGGCTACGACGAACCCGTCGTCACGCCCGCACTGGGCGGCACCGTGGCCGACGAGACGCTCGAACCGGGCATGGTGCTCGCCGTCAGCTCGTATGTGTGGCGACAGGGGGTGGGCGCGGTGTTCGGCCGCGACGCGGTGCACGTCACCGCCGGCGGACCGGAGGTGCTGACCTCCAGCCCGATCTGGAACGGCGCCGGCGTCGAAATCGGTTGA
- a CDS encoding CaiB/BaiF CoA transferase family protein: MPALDGYTVIDLSSGIAGGYATKLLADGGAHVVKVESPQGDPLRRWTASGAAVDGDGALFSFLACSKHSVVADPGNAADREMVRRLLQTADAVVWSRGSSIAEAFPPAELAEAHPHLTVTAITPFGLDGPWADRPATEFTVQAWSGGVIGLGRGAPDRAPVHVGGQIGEWLAGTFAASGTLAVPSGLVDVSMLEAEILCLTYYSVSFHDALGRPFRDQRRLTVPGVASAADGLVSLGCGTAQQWFDLCAMVGHDEWIDENSELSITELANVHAEQIHEWVRQNSVADILELSSAFRIPNAPVGNGANVTEFEQFTARGTFVTNPRDGFTQPGAPYRTSPPLLRDPQPAPRLGEHTGRYRTAAGTRRSVVASSGQGSPFEGMRVLDMTSFWAGPSCTHILALLGAEVIHVESTARPDGTRLIAGVPLSEDRWWERSPIFTGLNTNKKSVTLDIRSPRGVELLHELVRTCDVIVENYTPRVLDQIGLDFEGVQRLRPDAIMLRLPGFGLDGPWRDKPAFAYVIEDCSGITWLTGHPDQNPVEPYSVGDPNAGLHGLTALLLALEHRRRTGEGVRIEAAMVDAALNVAAEQVIEYSAYGNLLQRQGNRGPAAAPQNLYRTRDLDEFGRPDDWVAIAVATDEQWTGLVAALGNPGWVTGEMATAEGRRRHHDTIDDHLGAWCGQRSGDEIVDTLWAAGVPVAKVMQPHRVADLPQLVHRGFYERVGHPVNPPARHSTLPMRISTLTGALHHSPAPLLGQHNREVLAGLGLSDTEIDELENEGVIGSAPAGLTIRTTKTG, translated from the coding sequence GTGCCCGCACTGGACGGCTACACGGTCATCGACCTGTCGAGCGGGATCGCGGGCGGCTACGCCACCAAACTGCTAGCCGACGGCGGTGCGCACGTCGTCAAGGTCGAATCGCCGCAGGGTGATCCGCTGCGCCGCTGGACGGCGTCCGGGGCCGCGGTGGACGGCGACGGGGCGCTGTTCAGCTTCCTGGCGTGCTCGAAACACAGCGTCGTCGCCGACCCCGGCAACGCGGCGGACCGGGAGATGGTGCGCCGGCTGCTGCAGACCGCCGACGCGGTGGTGTGGTCGCGCGGGTCGAGCATCGCCGAGGCGTTTCCGCCCGCCGAGCTCGCCGAGGCGCATCCGCACCTGACCGTCACCGCGATCACCCCGTTCGGGCTGGACGGGCCGTGGGCGGACAGACCCGCCACCGAGTTCACCGTGCAGGCCTGGTCGGGCGGGGTGATCGGGCTGGGCCGCGGCGCCCCCGACCGCGCACCCGTGCACGTCGGCGGGCAGATCGGCGAGTGGCTGGCAGGCACGTTCGCCGCTTCGGGCACGCTCGCGGTGCCCTCGGGGCTGGTGGACGTGTCGATGCTGGAGGCCGAGATCCTCTGCCTCACCTACTATTCGGTGTCCTTCCACGACGCGCTGGGCCGGCCGTTCCGCGACCAGCGCCGGCTCACCGTTCCCGGGGTGGCCTCGGCGGCCGACGGTCTGGTCTCGCTGGGCTGCGGCACCGCGCAGCAGTGGTTCGATCTGTGCGCCATGGTCGGCCACGACGAGTGGATCGACGAGAACTCCGAACTGTCGATCACCGAACTGGCCAACGTCCACGCCGAGCAGATCCACGAATGGGTGCGCCAGAACTCCGTCGCCGACATCCTCGAGCTGTCCAGCGCGTTCCGAATCCCCAACGCGCCGGTCGGCAACGGCGCCAACGTCACCGAGTTCGAACAGTTCACCGCGCGCGGCACGTTCGTCACCAACCCGCGCGACGGGTTCACCCAGCCCGGCGCGCCCTACCGCACGTCACCGCCGCTGCTGCGCGACCCGCAGCCGGCGCCGCGCCTCGGCGAACACACCGGGCGGTACCGCACCGCGGCCGGCACACGCCGCAGCGTGGTGGCTTCGTCGGGACAGGGATCGCCGTTCGAGGGCATGCGCGTGCTCGACATGACCAGCTTCTGGGCGGGGCCGTCGTGCACCCACATCCTGGCGCTGCTCGGTGCGGAGGTGATCCACGTCGAGTCCACCGCGCGACCCGACGGCACCCGGCTGATCGCGGGGGTGCCGCTGTCGGAAGACCGGTGGTGGGAGCGCTCACCGATCTTCACCGGCCTCAACACCAACAAGAAGAGCGTCACCCTCGACATCCGGTCCCCGCGCGGGGTGGAACTGCTGCACGAGCTGGTCAGGACCTGCGACGTCATCGTCGAGAACTACACTCCGCGCGTGCTCGACCAGATCGGGCTCGACTTCGAGGGTGTGCAGCGGCTGCGGCCCGACGCGATCATGCTGCGCCTGCCCGGCTTCGGGCTCGACGGCCCGTGGCGGGACAAGCCGGCGTTCGCCTACGTCATCGAGGACTGCTCCGGAATCACCTGGCTCACCGGCCATCCCGACCAGAACCCGGTCGAGCCGTACTCGGTCGGTGACCCCAACGCGGGCCTGCACGGGCTGACCGCGCTGCTGCTGGCGCTGGAACACCGGCGCAGGACGGGGGAGGGGGTGCGGATCGAGGCGGCGATGGTCGACGCCGCGCTCAACGTCGCCGCTGAACAGGTCATCGAGTACTCGGCGTACGGAAACCTGCTGCAGCGGCAGGGAAACCGCGGTCCGGCCGCCGCACCGCAGAACCTCTACCGCACCCGCGACCTCGACGAGTTCGGCCGCCCCGACGACTGGGTCGCGATCGCCGTGGCCACCGACGAGCAGTGGACCGGGCTGGTCGCCGCGCTCGGCAACCCGGGGTGGGTGACCGGCGAGATGGCCACCGCCGAGGGCCGGCGCCGCCACCACGACACCATTGACGACCACCTCGGCGCGTGGTGCGGGCAGCGCAGCGGCGACGAGATCGTCGACACCCTCTGGGCGGCAGGAGTTCCCGTCGCCAAGGTGATGCAGCCGCACCGCGTCGCCGACCTGCCGCAACTGGTGCACCGCGGCTTCTACGAACGCGTCGGTCACCCGGTCAACCCGCCCGCGCGGCACAGCACGCTGCCGATGCGGATCTCCACCCTCACCGGCGCTCTGCACCACAGCCCGGCGCCGCTGCTCGGTCAACACAACCGGGAGGTGCTCGCCGGTCTGGGCCTCAGCGACACCGAGATCGACGAACTGGAGAACGAGGGCGTCATCGGCTCGGCGCCCGCGGGCCTGACCATCCGCACGACGAAGACGGGGTGA
- a CDS encoding cytochrome P450 — MSETLTSTDVSAQIPEYPMERDPRCPFAPPPQMLRMNEVKPLSRVRIWDGSTPWLVTGHAVARELFADSRVSVDDRKEGFPHWNEHMLATVHKRPRSVFTSDAEEHTRFRRMLSKPFTFKRVEGLRPAIQQVTDECIDEILAGPQPADIVTKLALPVPTRVISEMLGVPYEDHEFFQHHANVGLARYATAEDGQKGAMSLAGYLIDLIKKKMENPAEDAVSDLAERVNAGEISIKEAAQLGTGLLIAGHETTANMIGIGVLALLENPGQAAALRDTDDPKFIANAVEELMRYLSIIQNGQRRIAVEDIEIAGETIRAGEGIILDLAPANWDARVYPEPDKLDLSRDASGQLGFGYGRHQCVGQQLARAELQIVFHTLLRRIPTLRLAVPIEEIPFKHDRLAYGVYELPVAW, encoded by the coding sequence ATGTCTGAAACCCTGACCAGCACCGACGTCTCGGCCCAGATCCCCGAGTATCCGATGGAGCGCGACCCGCGCTGCCCGTTCGCGCCGCCGCCGCAGATGCTGCGGATGAACGAGGTCAAACCGCTGTCGCGGGTGCGGATCTGGGACGGCAGCACCCCGTGGCTGGTCACCGGTCACGCCGTGGCCAGGGAGCTTTTCGCCGACTCGCGGGTCAGCGTCGACGACCGCAAGGAGGGCTTCCCGCACTGGAACGAGCACATGCTCGCCACCGTGCACAAGCGGCCGCGGTCGGTGTTCACCTCCGACGCCGAGGAGCACACCCGGTTCCGCCGGATGCTGTCCAAGCCGTTCACCTTCAAGCGGGTGGAGGGGCTGCGCCCGGCCATCCAGCAGGTGACCGACGAGTGCATCGACGAGATCCTCGCCGGCCCGCAGCCCGCCGACATCGTCACCAAGCTGGCGCTGCCCGTGCCCACCCGGGTGATCAGCGAAATGCTCGGCGTGCCTTACGAAGACCACGAGTTCTTCCAGCACCACGCCAACGTCGGGCTGGCCCGCTACGCCACCGCCGAGGACGGCCAGAAGGGTGCGATGAGCCTGGCCGGCTACCTGATCGACCTGATCAAGAAGAAGATGGAGAACCCGGCCGAGGACGCGGTGTCCGACCTCGCGGAACGGGTCAACGCCGGCGAGATCAGCATCAAAGAGGCCGCCCAGCTCGGCACCGGTCTGCTGATCGCGGGCCACGAGACCACCGCCAACATGATCGGCATCGGCGTGCTGGCGCTGCTGGAGAACCCGGGACAGGCTGCCGCGCTACGCGATACCGACGACCCCAAGTTCATCGCGAACGCGGTCGAGGAGCTGATGCGCTACCTGTCGATCATCCAGAACGGGCAGCGCCGCATCGCCGTCGAGGACATCGAGATCGCCGGTGAGACGATCCGCGCCGGCGAGGGCATCATCCTCGACCTCGCCCCGGCCAACTGGGACGCCCGCGTCTACCCCGAGCCCGACAAGCTCGACCTGAGCCGCGATGCCAGCGGGCAGCTCGGCTTCGGCTACGGCCGCCACCAGTGCGTCGGGCAGCAGTTGGCCCGCGCCGAGCTGCAGATCGTCTTCCACACGCTGCTGCGCCGCATCCCGACGCTGCGGCTGGCCGTGCCGATCGAGGAGATCCCGTTCAAGCACGACCGCCTCGCCTACGGCGTCTACGAACTTCCGGTGGCCTGGTAG
- a CDS encoding amidohydrolase family protein, with protein MTTAPTATLYPPEGFGAPKYRKGHATGDFGLPAGTEIFSADNHISVADDIFYNRFPDDLKGAAPRIWYEDGAYMVGMRGKAWTGGDFGRVLMQYDDLAGATSNNIEARIRELKEDGIDKELAFPNAVLALFHYPDKALRERVFRIYNEHIAEIQERSNGHFYGVGLINWWDPKGTRSTLEQLKSLGLKTFLLPLNPGKDDDGNIYDYGSTAMDAVWDEIEEAGLPVSHHIGETPPKTPCQNNSVVVGMMVNVDSFREQFAKYLFSGILDRHPKLRIGWFEGGIAWVPTALQDAEHMLASYRHMFNHELQRPIREYWDKHMCASFMVDPLGLELIDKIGVDNVMWSSDYPHNESTFGYSEKSLKTVVDAVGPEKAVKIVSTNIKNFLGVS; from the coding sequence ATGACCACAGCGCCCACCGCCACGTTGTACCCACCGGAGGGCTTCGGTGCCCCGAAGTACCGGAAGGGCCATGCCACCGGTGATTTCGGCCTGCCCGCGGGTACGGAGATCTTCTCGGCCGACAACCACATCTCGGTGGCCGACGACATCTTCTACAACCGCTTCCCCGACGACCTCAAGGGTGCCGCCCCGCGCATCTGGTACGAGGACGGCGCCTACATGGTCGGTATGCGGGGCAAGGCCTGGACGGGCGGCGACTTCGGCCGGGTGCTGATGCAGTACGACGACCTCGCCGGCGCCACCTCCAACAACATCGAGGCCCGCATCCGCGAGCTCAAAGAGGACGGCATCGACAAGGAGTTGGCGTTCCCGAACGCGGTGCTCGCCCTGTTCCACTATCCCGACAAGGCGTTGCGCGAGCGGGTGTTCCGCATCTACAACGAGCACATCGCCGAGATCCAGGAGCGCAGCAACGGCCACTTCTACGGTGTCGGGCTGATCAACTGGTGGGACCCCAAGGGCACCCGCAGCACGCTGGAGCAGCTGAAATCGCTGGGCCTCAAGACGTTCCTGCTGCCGCTGAACCCCGGCAAGGACGACGACGGCAACATCTACGACTACGGCAGCACCGCGATGGACGCGGTGTGGGACGAGATCGAGGAGGCCGGGCTTCCGGTCAGTCACCACATCGGCGAGACCCCGCCGAAGACGCCCTGCCAGAACAACAGCGTGGTCGTCGGCATGATGGTCAACGTCGACTCGTTCCGCGAACAGTTCGCCAAGTACCTTTTCTCCGGGATCCTCGACCGCCACCCGAAGCTGCGGATCGGCTGGTTCGAGGGCGGGATTGCCTGGGTGCCCACCGCTCTGCAGGACGCCGAGCACATGCTGGCGTCGTACCGGCACATGTTCAACCACGAACTGCAGCGCCCGATCCGGGAGTACTGGGACAAGCACATGTGTGCGTCGTTCATGGTCGACCCGCTCGGCCTGGAACTGATCGACAAGATCGGCGTGGACAACGTGATGTGGTCGTCGGACTATCCGCACAACGAGTCCACGTTCGGCTACTCGGAGAAGTCGCTGAAGACCGTCGTCGACGCGGTCGGCCCGGAGAAGGCCGTCAAGATCGTCAGCACCAACATCAAGAACTTCCTGGGGGTCTCGTGA
- a CDS encoding SDR family NAD(P)-dependent oxidoreductase, with the protein MSGELDGKVAVITGGASGLGEGLARRFAAEGARVVVGDIDVERGQALAADLGDAVRFVETDVADVAQVTRLVDTAIDGFGGLHVMVNNAGVSGRMFPKFLDDDLADFHQVMAINVLAVMAGTRDAARHMSKNGGGSIINLTSIGGIQAGGGVMTYRASKAAVIQFTKSAAIELAHYEIRVNAIAPGNIRTAIVRKSATGEDAQRLEEFEARIREQMRNDRPLKREGTADDVAEAALYFATDRSRYVTGTVLPIDGGTTAGKVIVRKPKA; encoded by the coding sequence ATGAGTGGTGAACTGGACGGGAAGGTCGCGGTGATCACCGGCGGCGCATCGGGACTGGGCGAGGGCCTGGCCCGGCGGTTCGCCGCCGAGGGGGCGCGGGTGGTGGTCGGCGACATCGACGTCGAGCGCGGACAGGCGTTGGCCGCCGACCTCGGTGACGCGGTGCGGTTCGTCGAGACCGACGTCGCCGACGTGGCGCAGGTGACGCGCCTGGTCGACACCGCGATCGACGGCTTCGGCGGGCTGCACGTGATGGTCAACAACGCGGGGGTGTCCGGGCGGATGTTCCCGAAGTTCCTCGACGACGACCTCGCCGACTTCCATCAGGTGATGGCGATCAACGTGCTGGCCGTGATGGCCGGCACCCGCGACGCGGCCCGGCACATGTCGAAGAACGGCGGCGGTTCGATCATCAACCTCACCTCGATCGGCGGTATCCAGGCCGGCGGCGGGGTGATGACCTACCGCGCGTCGAAGGCGGCCGTCATCCAGTTCACGAAGTCGGCGGCGATCGAACTGGCGCACTACGAGATCCGGGTCAACGCGATAGCGCCCGGCAACATCCGCACCGCGATCGTGCGCAAGTCGGCGACGGGGGAGGACGCGCAGCGGCTCGAGGAGTTCGAGGCCAGGATCCGCGAGCAGATGCGCAACGACCGGCCGCTGAAGCGGGAGGGCACCGCCGACGACGTCGCCGAGGCCGCGCTGTACTTCGCCACCGACCGTTCGCGCTACGTCACCGGCACCGTGCTGCCGATCGATGGTGGGACCACCGCGGGCAAGGTGATTGTCCGCAAGCCGAAGGCATGA
- a CDS encoding TetR/AcrR family transcriptional regulator has protein sequence MTALNQSLDLRNVPRLTVTVTTARSVRTERASITREAILAAAERLFAEHGVYAVSNRQVSEAAGQGNNAAVGYHFGTKTDLVRAIEQKHRASIERLLDTKISAIGDDADLRDWIACLVCSLTEHLDQLGNPTWYARFAAQALADPAYQKIVVKDALGAPALVRVVEGITRCLPDLPMPVVVERNIMARNLLMHTCADFERAFAEGADVPRTTWSSVASGLIDAIVGLWQAPVTERPLP, from the coding sequence ATGACCGCGTTAAATCAGTCGCTTGACTTAAGGAACGTGCCGCGGTTGACTGTGACGGTGACCACTGCCAGAAGTGTGCGCACCGAGCGCGCCAGCATCACGCGTGAGGCGATCCTGGCCGCCGCCGAGCGGCTGTTCGCCGAGCACGGCGTCTACGCCGTGTCGAACCGCCAGGTCAGTGAGGCCGCCGGCCAGGGCAACAACGCCGCGGTCGGCTACCACTTCGGCACCAAGACCGACCTGGTCCGTGCCATCGAACAGAAGCACCGCGCCTCGATCGAGCGGCTGCTCGACACCAAGATCTCCGCGATCGGCGACGACGCCGACCTGCGCGACTGGATCGCCTGCCTGGTCTGCTCGCTGACCGAGCACCTCGACCAGCTCGGCAACCCGACGTGGTACGCGCGGTTCGCCGCGCAGGCGCTGGCCGACCCGGCCTACCAGAAGATCGTCGTGAAGGACGCTCTCGGCGCCCCGGCGCTGGTGCGTGTCGTCGAGGGCATCACCCGCTGCCTGCCCGACCTGCCGATGCCGGTGGTGGTCGAGCGCAACATCATGGCGCGCAACCTGTTGATGCACACCTGCGCCGACTTCGAGCGGGCGTTCGCCGAGGGCGCCGACGTGCCGCGCACGACGTGGAGCTCGGTCGCCTCTGGCCTGATCGACGCGATCGTCGGCCTGTGGCAGGCGCCGGTCACGGAGCGGCCCCTGCCATGA
- a CDS encoding cyclase family protein, with translation MSTMSEFRRVADEVRNWGRWGDDDELGTLNLITADKVAEAASLVRKGTVIPLGGDFGSNGPQGAFQFRQNPTHVMTVDGGDAATLARYGPQWLRNSVAHQVSEFFVDNPFRFNDDMIVMPLQAATQWDALSHVYYEDKLYNGFPADSVTSFGAFHCGIDKVDGKGIVSRGVLLDVVRHRGADVFLEPGTPVTPEELDAVAKAQGVTVGAGDIVVVHTGWWTRFLSTGDGAEPGSGLHWTCARWLHDHDVAAVAADNLMVEDPDPANGVEGTFLPMHMICLRDMGLMFGEYWDLGGLAADCAADGVYEFQLIAPPLKVVGAVGAPVSPIAIK, from the coding sequence ATGTCCACGATGAGCGAGTTCCGGCGCGTCGCCGACGAGGTCCGCAACTGGGGCCGCTGGGGTGACGACGACGAACTGGGCACACTGAACCTCATCACGGCGGACAAGGTCGCCGAGGCCGCGTCGCTGGTGCGCAAGGGCACGGTGATCCCACTGGGCGGTGACTTCGGCTCCAATGGGCCGCAGGGCGCGTTCCAGTTCCGGCAGAACCCCACCCACGTCATGACCGTCGACGGCGGCGACGCGGCCACCCTGGCGCGGTACGGGCCGCAGTGGCTGCGCAACTCCGTCGCCCATCAGGTCAGCGAGTTCTTCGTCGACAACCCGTTCCGGTTCAACGACGACATGATCGTGATGCCGCTGCAGGCGGCCACCCAGTGGGACGCGCTGTCGCACGTCTATTACGAGGACAAGCTCTACAACGGGTTCCCGGCGGACTCGGTCACCAGTTTCGGGGCGTTCCACTGCGGGATCGACAAGGTCGACGGCAAGGGCATCGTCTCGCGCGGGGTGCTGCTCGACGTGGTCCGTCACCGCGGCGCCGACGTGTTCCTGGAACCCGGAACCCCGGTCACCCCGGAGGAACTCGACGCCGTCGCCAAGGCACAGGGGGTCACGGTCGGTGCCGGCGACATCGTCGTCGTGCACACCGGCTGGTGGACCCGGTTCCTGTCCACCGGCGACGGCGCCGAACCCGGCTCCGGGCTGCACTGGACGTGCGCACGGTGGTTGCACGACCACGACGTCGCCGCGGTCGCCGCCGACAACCTGATGGTCGAGGATCCGGATCCGGCCAACGGTGTCGAGGGCACCTTCCTGCCCATGCACATGATCTGCCTGCGCGACATGGGCCTGATGTTCGGCGAGTACTGGGACCTGGGCGGGCTGGCCGCCGACTGTGCCGCCGACGGGGTCTACGAATTCCAGCTGATCGCACCGCCGTTGAAGGTCGTCGGGGCGGTCGGCGCACCGGTCAGCCCGATCGCGATCAAGTAG
- a CDS encoding ferredoxin produces MKVIVDQDKCVSSGQCVLNAADIFDQRDDDGVVVLLNDSPGEEHAEAVRKAAAACPASAIRIEE; encoded by the coding sequence ATGAAAGTCATTGTCGATCAAGACAAGTGCGTATCGTCCGGCCAGTGCGTGCTCAACGCCGCCGACATCTTCGACCAGCGCGACGACGACGGTGTCGTCGTCCTGCTCAACGACAGTCCAGGGGAGGAGCACGCCGAGGCCGTCCGCAAGGCGGCCGCGGCCTGCCCCGCCAGCGCCATCCGCATCGAGGAATGA
- a CDS encoding M24 family metallopeptidase — protein sequence MYRECGQRLRDSMRDKGVDALVLLGNGNVVYATGVSWPLLDAGLSHVERPVAIVLADDPHPHLFMPLREGSAARYEVPDDHVHGPLYLEFDEGVEAFAKVLADLVPAGATIAVDELTGAMRRAAGRLFPSGPPSDAAQVVGPAKLVKTVDQIACVRRACRITEEAMVDVQKALAPGVRQIDLSAAFVRRAFELGATANMLEAIWQVMPTTRTSGSVWTTTGDLALPLLTTERELERGDVLWTDVSITYTGYCSDFGRTWLVGEQPSDRQQAQFEKWQEILAAVLAVTKAGATSGDLARAAIAANGGAKPWLPHFYLGHGIGTNAAEMPMIGTDLGEEFDDNFVFPAGMLLVLEPVVWEDGTGGYRSEEIVVITDDGYQTLTDYTYAPYGRD from the coding sequence ATGTACCGCGAATGCGGACAGCGGCTGCGGGACTCCATGCGCGACAAGGGCGTCGACGCGCTGGTGCTGCTCGGCAACGGCAACGTCGTCTACGCGACCGGCGTCAGCTGGCCGCTGCTGGACGCCGGCCTGTCGCACGTGGAGCGGCCGGTGGCGATCGTGCTCGCCGACGATCCGCACCCCCACCTGTTCATGCCGCTGCGGGAGGGTTCGGCCGCGCGGTACGAAGTGCCCGACGATCACGTCCACGGCCCGCTCTACCTCGAGTTCGACGAGGGCGTCGAGGCGTTCGCGAAGGTGCTGGCCGACCTGGTGCCCGCCGGCGCCACGATCGCCGTCGACGAGCTCACCGGCGCGATGCGCCGGGCCGCCGGCCGGCTGTTCCCGTCCGGCCCGCCCAGCGACGCCGCGCAGGTGGTCGGGCCCGCGAAGCTGGTCAAGACCGTCGACCAGATCGCCTGCGTGCGCCGGGCCTGCCGGATCACCGAAGAGGCGATGGTCGACGTGCAGAAGGCGCTCGCCCCGGGGGTGCGCCAGATCGACCTGTCGGCGGCGTTCGTGCGGCGGGCCTTCGAACTCGGTGCCACCGCCAACATGCTCGAGGCCATCTGGCAGGTCATGCCGACCACCAGGACCAGCGGGTCGGTGTGGACCACCACCGGTGATCTGGCGCTGCCGCTGCTGACCACCGAACGCGAACTCGAACGCGGCGACGTGCTGTGGACCGACGTCAGCATCACCTACACCGGCTACTGCTCGGACTTCGGTCGCACCTGGCTGGTCGGGGAACAACCGTCGGACCGCCAGCAGGCGCAGTTCGAGAAGTGGCAGGAGATCCTGGCGGCGGTGCTGGCCGTGACGAAAGCCGGTGCCACATCGGGGGATCTGGCCCGCGCCGCGATCGCCGCCAACGGCGGCGCCAAACCCTGGCTGCCGCACTTCTACCTCGGCCACGGTATCGGCACCAACGCCGCCGAGATGCCGATGATCGGCACCGACCTCGGCGAGGAGTTCGACGACAACTTCGTCTTCCCGGCCGGCATGCTGCTGGTGCTCGAACCGGTGGTATGGGAGGACGGCACCGGCGGCTACCGCAGCGAGGAGATCGTCGTCATCACCGACGACGGCTACCAGACGCTGACCGACTACACCTACGCACCGTACGGACGGGATTAA